In Acidobacteriota bacterium, one genomic interval encodes:
- a CDS encoding DUF4197 domain-containing protein, whose amino-acid sequence MFGRRQFLASLSAVGGAFAAVRTTSIYAQRNLSDTQIIAGLKEALQVGTGNAINLTGRLDGFFKNAAIKILLPKQLNTVGKGLRAIGQGQLVDEFVLSMNRAAEKAAPEARKIFVDAIKQMTFNDARKILFGKDTAATEYFQDKTSDKIATAFRPIISRAMDDVGATRQYKELIAQFKAIPFARMQSLDIDEYVVGKSLDGLFYMVGEEEKKIRKNPAARITSILKDVFGSRK is encoded by the coding sequence ATGTTTGGAAGAAGACAATTTCTGGCGTCGCTTTCCGCCGTAGGCGGCGCATTCGCCGCAGTACGAACGACCTCGATTTATGCCCAGCGCAATTTAAGCGACACACAAATCATTGCCGGGTTGAAAGAAGCCTTACAGGTGGGAACCGGCAATGCCATCAATTTGACTGGGCGGTTGGACGGATTTTTCAAAAACGCCGCCATCAAGATTCTGCTGCCCAAACAGTTGAACACGGTCGGCAAAGGTTTGCGCGCCATTGGACAAGGCCAATTGGTAGACGAATTCGTCTTGAGCATGAACCGCGCCGCCGAAAAAGCCGCTCCCGAAGCCCGCAAAATCTTCGTGGACGCCATCAAGCAAATGACGTTCAACGATGCGCGCAAGATTTTATTTGGTAAGGACACCGCCGCCACGGAATACTTCCAGGACAAAACCTCGGACAAAATCGCCACCGCTTTTCGCCCCATCATTTCCAGAGCAATGGATGACGTCGGAGCCACTCGCCAGTACAAGGAATTGATCGCGCAATTCAAAGCCATTCCTTTTGCCAGAATGCAATCGCTGGACATTGACGAATATGTCGTTGGCAAATCGCTTGATGGGTTGTTTTACATGGTCGGCGAAGAGGAAAAAAAGATTCGTAAAAATCCTGCTGCCCGCATCACCAGCATCCTGAAAGATGTATTCGGCAGTCGCAAATAG
- a CDS encoding sigma-54-dependent Fis family transcriptional regulator, which translates to MKVQGKVLIVDDDPEFGVVAQSLVEVEGLSAQLVSSGEQALTICHDQACDVVLLDLMLGEISGLDVLRQIRRQAEDLPVIVVTAHGSMESAAEAVKAEAFDYIGKPFRADELMAAVRRAIEWRKQRHKDSGEDQLKVPESPAIVGRSPAMVSVYRAIARVASTDSTVLISGESGTGKELVARALHDNSPRSKRPFIPVNCGAFTETLLESELFGHVRGSFTGAMTNHRGIFETASGGTIFLDEISETSPAFQVKLLRVLQEQEVRPVGASESRRVDARIVAATNHRVQDLFSSSDFRRDLLYRLSVINIELPPLRERKEDIPLLVEHFLHRLNFKLGKNIVVPAETLDWLCQFEWLGNVRELENAVERAVTLNLGGRLLPEDFLQFTPIPLTHSDTEKLSIANVSETVPSSNSAFWVCELPQTLEEVERQHILAMLRFMKGNKLRTSELLGIGRYSLYRKAERLGIDLNQEG; encoded by the coding sequence ATGAAAGTACAGGGGAAAGTTTTGATCGTTGACGATGATCCCGAATTCGGGGTCGTCGCGCAAAGTCTGGTCGAAGTGGAGGGGCTTTCTGCGCAACTGGTTTCCAGCGGCGAGCAGGCTTTGACGATCTGTCACGACCAAGCCTGCGATGTGGTGTTGCTGGATTTGATGTTGGGCGAGATCTCAGGCCTGGATGTGTTGCGCCAGATTCGTCGTCAAGCGGAAGATTTGCCTGTGATCGTTGTTACAGCCCACGGTTCGATGGAATCTGCCGCCGAAGCCGTCAAGGCTGAAGCGTTCGATTACATTGGCAAACCCTTTCGTGCAGATGAGCTGATGGCTGCGGTGCGCAGGGCGATTGAATGGCGAAAGCAGCGACACAAGGATTCCGGCGAGGATCAGCTTAAGGTTCCGGAATCGCCTGCTATCGTCGGACGCAGCCCTGCGATGGTTTCCGTTTACAGAGCGATAGCCCGCGTGGCTTCGACTGACTCCACGGTATTGATCAGTGGCGAAAGCGGAACCGGCAAGGAACTGGTTGCGCGGGCGCTGCACGACAACAGTCCTCGGTCGAAACGGCCTTTTATTCCGGTCAACTGCGGCGCATTTACGGAAACCTTGCTGGAATCCGAGCTGTTTGGTCACGTGCGCGGATCGTTTACCGGGGCGATGACCAATCATCGCGGCATTTTTGAAACGGCCAGCGGCGGAACGATCTTTTTGGATGAGATTTCAGAAACCTCCCCGGCGTTTCAGGTCAAATTGCTGCGCGTGTTGCAGGAACAGGAAGTTCGTCCGGTTGGCGCTTCAGAATCGCGCCGCGTGGATGCACGAATCGTTGCCGCCACAAATCATCGCGTGCAGGATTTGTTTTCTTCCAGCGATTTTCGCCGCGACCTGCTGTACCGGTTGAGCGTGATCAACATCGAACTGCCGCCGCTACGCGAGCGCAAAGAGGACATTCCATTACTGGTTGAACATTTTCTACATCGGCTGAATTTCAAGCTCGGAAAAAACATCGTCGTTCCTGCGGAAACGCTGGATTGGCTGTGCCAGTTTGAATGGCTCGGCAATGTACGCGAACTGGAAAACGCCGTCGAACGAGCCGTCACGCTGAATCTTGGTGGCCGATTATTGCCCGAAGATTTTCTGCAGTTCACGCCAATTCCGCTCACGCATTCGGATACAGAGAAACTGTCCATCGCCAATGTTTCGGAAACCGTTCCCAGTTCGAACTCAGCGTTCTGGGTTTGTGAATTGCCGCAAACGCTGGAAGAAGTCGAACGCCAACACATACTGGCGATGCTGCGATTTATGAAAGGCAACAAACTGCGAACTTCGGAATTGTTGGGCATCGGGCGGTATTCGCTTTACAGAAAAGCCGAACGCCTGGGAATTGATTTGAACCAGGAAGGGTGA
- a CDS encoding neutral/alkaline non-lysosomal ceramidase N-terminal domain-containing protein: MKRWIILFIALFATLPPALSGSSAQKPELKIGVAAIAITPFGQNSDWDGGVTSTGVWGEKFTDQNGNGTWDGGEPWEDDPGNTQLDPSSKNKYDGIYLAGFGDKRLANSKHDDLWARTIVLDYGATRIAVVAVDFIGYYSDGGYYGIRQIQKQLDPKLGIQEILLASTHNHEGPDTIGAWGDGALKDGKYPKYLRFVDRQVAKSISLAAAKLQPAKIKLGQTDVTKSPSIAGMQTRTSGRPPRFFDEELRVMQFVGAKDNKTIATLINWNTHPESMEDKNTILTSDFPHAIRETVEKKYGGTAVYVNGAIGAVEIIGDTNNKNNDRIRFDGKDFPLKENNNRPVFTIERTEAIGRDVAKAAIEALDHGEWSKTNKLELKKADLKGPMDNQGYQFLARLGVLDTIAPPREGSEQQINTWIYALTLGDAQIVTTPGELFPEVFYGVAKYKRSDCPQADTGAPSEPSIRDAMTAKYRFVFGLCPDEFGYIVPRYDWRREPVDLKKMQIVKSVDPCKQNGVPNHYHETNSASSLLAPASACVTVALLTGKVPTDAACQNVAQHSDYVAGLAKAQNR; the protein is encoded by the coding sequence ATGAAACGCTGGATTATTTTGTTCATCGCTTTGTTTGCAACTTTGCCGCCTGCGCTTTCTGGCTCATCGGCACAAAAACCCGAACTCAAAATTGGCGTCGCTGCGATTGCCATCACGCCGTTTGGCCAGAATTCAGATTGGGATGGCGGCGTGACTTCGACAGGAGTCTGGGGCGAAAAATTCACCGATCAAAATGGCAATGGAACCTGGGATGGCGGCGAACCGTGGGAAGACGATCCGGGCAACACGCAACTCGACCCGAGCTCGAAAAACAAATACGACGGAATTTACCTGGCGGGCTTTGGCGACAAACGGCTGGCGAACAGCAAACACGATGATTTGTGGGCGCGGACGATTGTGCTGGATTACGGCGCAACGCGCATTGCGGTCGTTGCGGTGGATTTCATTGGCTACTATTCCGACGGCGGCTATTACGGCATTCGGCAGATTCAAAAACAGCTCGATCCGAAACTCGGCATTCAGGAAATTCTGCTGGCCAGCACGCATAACCATGAAGGTCCGGACACCATCGGCGCCTGGGGCGACGGCGCATTGAAGGACGGCAAATATCCGAAATATCTGCGCTTCGTGGATCGGCAGGTCGCCAAAAGCATTTCGCTGGCAGCAGCCAAACTGCAACCGGCAAAGATCAAGTTGGGTCAGACGGATGTGACGAAATCGCCTTCGATTGCCGGAATGCAAACACGTACCAGCGGACGCCCGCCGCGTTTTTTTGACGAAGAATTGCGCGTGATGCAATTCGTCGGCGCGAAAGACAACAAAACCATTGCGACGCTGATCAACTGGAACACGCACCCGGAATCCATGGAGGACAAAAACACGATTTTGACTTCGGATTTTCCACACGCAATTCGGGAAACGGTTGAAAAGAAATACGGCGGCACGGCCGTTTACGTCAACGGAGCCATCGGCGCCGTGGAAATCATTGGTGACACCAACAACAAAAACAACGATCGCATACGGTTCGACGGCAAGGACTTTCCGCTCAAGGAAAACAACAACCGCCCGGTGTTCACCATTGAGCGGACTGAAGCCATTGGGCGCGATGTCGCTAAAGCCGCTATCGAAGCGCTGGATCACGGTGAATGGAGCAAGACAAACAAGTTGGAATTGAAAAAGGCTGATTTGAAAGGGCCTATGGATAACCAGGGTTATCAGTTTCTGGCGCGGCTCGGCGTGCTGGATACCATTGCGCCGCCAAGAGAAGGTTCTGAACAGCAAATCAATACCTGGATTTACGCCTTGACGCTGGGCGATGCTCAGATCGTCACGACGCCGGGCGAGTTGTTCCCGGAAGTGTTTTACGGTGTCGCCAAATACAAACGCTCCGATTGCCCGCAAGCCGACACGGGCGCACCGAGCGAACCTTCGATCCGCGATGCGATGACGGCGAAGTACCGGTTTGTCTTCGGGCTATGTCCTGACGAGTTCGGCTACATCGTGCCCAGGTACGATTGGCGGCGGGAACCTGTGGATTTGAAAAAGATGCAGATCGTCAAATCGGTTGATCCCTGCAAACAAAACGGCGTGCCGAATCATTACCACGAAACCAATTCGGCGAGTTCCCTGCTTGCGCCGGCTTCTGCTTGTGTGACGGTGGCGTTGTTGACAGGAAAAGTTCCGACCGACGCCGCTTGTCAAAACGTTGCGCAGCATTCGGATTACGTGGCGGGATTGGCAAAGGCACAGAACCGGTAG
- a CDS encoding isoprenylcysteine carboxylmethyltransferase family protein → MSENQQTMDFNWRASLQRLRVPIGFVTAILFVVFSRPSWQSLAVGTPLALLGALIRGWASGHLRKNAELAVSGPYAHTRNPLYFGSFVMATGCAVAGGVWLIGTWLVVFFLAIYWPVMQAEAAHMRTLFGEAYARWSAEVPLFLPRLTAYQSGQNRSFDFGQYIHHREWRALVGLGIVLTILVLKAATVFSF, encoded by the coding sequence ATGAGCGAGAATCAGCAAACAATGGATTTCAACTGGCGGGCCTCGCTGCAACGGTTGCGAGTGCCGATTGGATTTGTGACGGCGATTCTGTTTGTCGTGTTTTCGCGTCCGAGTTGGCAATCGCTTGCTGTTGGCACACCGCTGGCGTTGCTTGGCGCGTTAATTCGCGGCTGGGCTTCGGGCCATTTGCGAAAAAATGCGGAGCTTGCTGTCAGCGGGCCTTATGCTCATACGCGCAACCCCCTGTATTTCGGGAGCTTTGTGATGGCTACGGGCTGCGCGGTGGCGGGCGGAGTTTGGTTGATTGGCACATGGTTGGTGGTTTTCTTTCTGGCGATTTACTGGCCGGTCATGCAAGCCGAAGCTGCGCACATGCGAACCCTGTTTGGCGAAGCCTACGCCCGATGGTCGGCTGAAGTGCCGTTGTTTTTGCCTCGATTGACTGCTTACCAATCCGGCCAAAACCGCTCCTTCGATTTCGGCCAATACATCCACCACAGAGAATGGCGAGCTTTGGTTGGTCTGGGCATCGTTTTGACGATCCTTGTCCTGAAAGCCGCAACCGTTTTTTCCTTTTGA
- a CDS encoding transcriptional regulator, producing MPNTTKTSGKRIVRLDPHRYAELLAAALPVKIETEEQHKRMLAFTEKLFKKGEECSPEEDALLKLLVHLIQEYEQRVFQPEEATPLEVLTELMDARGLKQSDLWPVLNSKSVTSEIVNGKRGISKANAKALAEFFHVPVEVFL from the coding sequence ATGCCGAATACGACAAAGACAAGTGGAAAAAGGATTGTGAGACTTGATCCGCATCGTTATGCCGAACTTCTGGCAGCAGCGTTGCCGGTCAAAATCGAAACTGAAGAACAGCATAAACGAATGCTCGCATTCACCGAAAAACTATTCAAAAAGGGAGAAGAATGTTCGCCGGAAGAAGACGCGCTTCTGAAACTTCTGGTTCACCTGATCCAAGAGTATGAGCAGCGAGTGTTTCAACCCGAAGAAGCCACACCGCTGGAAGTGCTGACAGAGTTGATGGACGCACGCGGTCTGAAGCAAAGCGATTTGTGGCCGGTGTTGAATTCAAAAAGCGTCACGTCCGAAATCGTCAATGGCAAGCGTGGCATCAGCAAAGCTAACGCCAAAGCCTTGGCGGAATTCTTCCACGTTCCAGTTGAAGTTTTTCTGTAA
- a CDS encoding DUF3108 domain-containing protein has protein sequence MKRVNLTVGLLSFVFVWISICSLTDVSAFQDVAIQPEPTPTPGLNLPLATLRRDFKTGFPIPAGEKLEYEVRYSRFPLYVTVGIVTFEFLGPTQFDQAGTNGNADPAIAGLNVEFKPAPEDQFVRLRASAISKGLLIAIIGYDVKDRFETLVNPHDFSARLSFKEIKEGKKHQAQTAVFNLGTQSVNFTANDLNNQQAPVKEKSAAREDGMLDLLSAFYFVRMQKLREGQLIRFPVNDDGVNYWFDIAVGKHEKLKTDCGKIKTIKIEPKLLGPGKLISRPGEMTMWLTDDNLHIPVKLEAKTSSGTVKAKLLNLKNKCKLIDEDEKKQTLPKKTP, from the coding sequence ATGAAACGAGTGAATCTGACAGTCGGGTTGTTGTCCTTTGTTTTTGTGTGGATTTCCATCTGCTCGCTGACCGATGTTTCGGCTTTCCAGGACGTAGCGATCCAGCCTGAGCCGACTCCGACACCGGGACTGAACCTGCCGCTGGCGACCTTGCGACGCGATTTCAAAACCGGGTTTCCCATTCCGGCGGGAGAAAAACTGGAATACGAAGTTCGCTATTCGCGCTTTCCGTTGTATGTCACCGTCGGCATCGTCACTTTTGAGTTTTTAGGCCCGACGCAATTCGATCAGGCGGGAACGAACGGCAACGCCGACCCGGCAATTGCAGGGTTGAACGTTGAATTCAAACCTGCGCCCGAAGATCAATTTGTGCGGCTGCGCGCGTCGGCAATTTCCAAAGGCTTGCTGATTGCCATCATCGGCTACGACGTAAAGGATCGTTTTGAGACCCTGGTCAATCCGCATGATTTTTCCGCCCGGCTGAGCTTCAAGGAAATCAAGGAAGGAAAAAAACATCAGGCTCAAACCGCCGTGTTTAACCTGGGAACCCAATCGGTCAACTTCACGGCCAACGACCTGAACAATCAACAAGCTCCGGTCAAGGAAAAATCCGCCGCGCGCGAAGACGGCATGCTGGATTTGCTGTCGGCGTTTTATTTCGTACGGATGCAGAAACTGAGGGAAGGACAGTTGATCCGATTTCCGGTCAATGATGACGGTGTCAATTACTGGTTCGACATTGCGGTTGGAAAACACGAAAAACTGAAAACCGATTGCGGCAAAATCAAAACCATCAAAATTGAACCGAAGCTTTTAGGCCCGGGCAAATTGATTTCCCGTCCGGGGGAAATGACGATGTGGCTGACCGATGACAACTTGCATATTCCCGTCAAACTGGAAGCGAAAACTTCATCAGGGACGGTTAAAGCCAAACTTCTCAACTTGAAAAACAAATGCAAGCTGATTGACGAGGACGAAAAAAAGCAGACTCTGCCAAAGAAAACGCCTTGA
- a CDS encoding response regulator, protein MTHKVLLVDDDKEFRTVAALVLESAGYLVIEAVDGVAALEALRTVQPDIIISDLHMPLMDGRMFCKRVRAEAELSGIPFVILSAYIESDGSNVLSDTPADYCFSKQSSFTSLLPELENMIARSSVQNHVR, encoded by the coding sequence ATGACACATAAAGTTTTGCTGGTTGATGATGACAAAGAATTTCGCACTGTTGCGGCGCTGGTGTTGGAAAGCGCAGGGTATCTGGTGATCGAAGCCGTGGACGGCGTCGCAGCGTTGGAAGCACTGCGAACCGTTCAGCCGGACATCATCATTTCCGATCTTCACATGCCGCTGATGGATGGGCGCATGTTCTGCAAGCGCGTGCGGGCGGAAGCGGAATTGTCCGGAATTCCCTTTGTCATTCTGTCGGCATACATCGAATCCGACGGCTCGAATGTGTTGTCTGACACGCCTGCCGATTACTGCTTCAGTAAACAAAGCTCTTTCACATCACTGCTTCCCGAACTGGAAAACATGATCGCCAGAAGCTCGGTACAGAACCATGTGCGGTAG
- a CDS encoding type II toxin-antitoxin system HigB family toxin translates to MDVVGYDKIVEFTRKHPDSKSSLNSWFQIASKAQWKNLAEVKQSYPHADLYRCCTIFNIRGNNYRLIAFINHRTQGIQIQYILTHAEYDKDKWKKDCET, encoded by the coding sequence ATGGACGTTGTCGGTTACGACAAGATTGTGGAATTCACGCGCAAGCACCCGGACAGCAAATCATCTTTGAATTCTTGGTTTCAAATTGCCTCTAAGGCTCAATGGAAAAATCTGGCGGAGGTAAAACAAAGCTACCCGCATGCGGATCTTTACCGTTGTTGCACTATTTTCAACATCAGAGGTAATAATTATCGCTTGATTGCGTTTATCAACCATCGCACTCAAGGAATTCAAATACAGTATATTTTGACCCATGCCGAATACGACAAAGACAAGTGGAAAAAGGATTGTGAGACTTGA
- a CDS encoding glycosyltransferase family 9 protein — translation MGTQPIPNKILIVRLGAIGDVVHTLPALAALRTALPEAYLAWAVERGGSAKLLNGNPYLDELIELDLRGWRKNWKAAETRTAMRAGFSALRNAKFDLALDFQGLLKSAAVSWLARVPRRVGFDKESLREPASRWLTTEHVWADDQDHVIKKNLRLVASLGCDVPPQFEFPINLDASDEQFAQEQWERNQGALAILNPGGGWPTKLWHTSEFAQIADRLWEAYGIRSAITYGPGELTLAQMVVAQSKTGAAFPLASTLKQFWALARRAKLFLGGDTGPMHLAAAARTPIVALFGPTSARRNGPFSPNDLVVERFDLDCRTDCYRRYCSHTSCMKLPVEQVWQAVVKRLQVADSGQRGFPVHQTKL, via the coding sequence ATGGGTACTCAACCAATCCCCAACAAAATCCTGATCGTCAGACTAGGCGCGATTGGCGATGTCGTTCACACGCTGCCTGCGCTGGCGGCGCTGCGAACCGCCCTGCCCGAAGCGTATTTGGCGTGGGCCGTTGAACGAGGCGGATCGGCAAAACTGCTGAACGGAAATCCGTACCTGGATGAGTTGATTGAGCTTGATTTGCGCGGATGGCGAAAAAACTGGAAAGCCGCAGAAACGCGAACCGCAATGCGCGCCGGGTTTTCCGCCTTACGAAACGCAAAATTTGACCTGGCGCTGGACTTCCAGGGACTATTGAAATCGGCTGCGGTTAGCTGGCTGGCGCGAGTTCCGCGCCGTGTCGGATTTGATAAAGAATCGTTGCGCGAACCGGCAAGTCGCTGGCTGACAACGGAACATGTCTGGGCGGACGACCAAGACCACGTCATCAAAAAGAATTTGCGGCTGGTCGCTTCCCTGGGTTGCGATGTTCCGCCGCAATTTGAATTTCCGATCAATCTGGACGCCTCGGATGAGCAGTTTGCTCAAGAGCAATGGGAGAGAAATCAGGGGGCATTGGCAATTCTGAATCCGGGTGGCGGATGGCCCACAAAACTCTGGCATACATCAGAGTTTGCACAGATTGCCGACCGATTGTGGGAAGCTTATGGAATTCGTTCGGCAATCACTTACGGCCCGGGCGAATTGACGCTGGCGCAAATGGTTGTCGCCCAAAGTAAAACCGGCGCGGCGTTTCCCCTGGCTTCAACGCTCAAACAATTTTGGGCATTGGCCAGACGGGCAAAACTGTTTTTAGGTGGCGACACGGGGCCAATGCATCTGGCGGCGGCGGCGCGAACTCCGATTGTGGCGTTATTCGGTCCGACCTCCGCTCGGCGCAACGGGCCGTTTTCCCCAAACGATCTTGTCGTCGAACGATTCGACTTAGACTGCCGAACCGATTGTTATCGTCGTTATTGCAGCCATACTTCCTGCATGAAACTTCCGGTCGAACAGGTGTGGCAGGCGGTTGTGAAACGATTGCAGGTTGCAGATAGTGGGCAGCGGGGGTTTCCGGTTCACCAGACAAAATTATGA
- a CDS encoding HAMP domain-containing histidine kinase: MTAKATDRVTANRDTGKLRNQLFLSSALLASALLGIAAWVINSQVIGQVRQQVQAEVETLLPLYDAVWEEHARRLATLGTTMIDSPIVKEIFGSQAASHDQRTLHEMVADVSGENIKSGDLFLAADGAGQVFYLEQWGVSPEANRLPEIRQLEAARAAGERQQQSHGFTMIGNRLFQLALTPLVTHSGSADFNNTMAVIGTGEEVNRAMAAEIKLRMHSEIVFLVAGKLHASSLARESEAAAFQAIRAGDFSQSSSGRPVEINLDGELYLVFAKQLTDFDGKPIGQVFVMRSLAEAGKLFHAISNRLLVLWTLAILAALALSYLIAGRITRPLEKLVVSAKELGRGNYDVVVPTGAQGEVAQLATAFDQMRHSLRQTQAALLKNERLATIGQMASSIIHDLRNPLATISTAAEVMRNDGLSVARRQTMIETQLRASTRMNSMLGELLEFSRGSYKLNPHRLSLAAIVQRALQELSVQISQLGVELHTDVPEEIMLDADEEKLGRVFENLLINSLQAFQQAGQQTGAIQILARRETEFIRVELIDDGPGIPASIRERLFEPFISVGKIGGTGLGLAIARGIVEAHGGKISLVDSETGAHFVIQLPFELSAGRRE; this comes from the coding sequence ATGACAGCCAAAGCGACAGACCGGGTTACCGCAAACCGTGATACCGGCAAGTTACGAAATCAGTTGTTCCTCAGCTCCGCGTTGTTGGCCAGCGCGTTGTTGGGGATTGCCGCCTGGGTTATCAATTCCCAGGTTATAGGACAAGTGCGCCAACAGGTTCAGGCGGAAGTCGAAACCCTGTTGCCGCTGTATGACGCCGTTTGGGAAGAACACGCGCGGCGGTTGGCAACATTGGGAACGACAATGATTGATTCGCCGATTGTCAAAGAAATTTTTGGCAGCCAGGCTGCATCGCATGACCAACGCACTTTGCACGAAATGGTGGCAGACGTTAGCGGCGAAAACATTAAATCCGGCGATCTGTTCTTGGCTGCGGACGGAGCCGGGCAGGTGTTTTACCTGGAACAATGGGGCGTTTCGCCCGAAGCGAACCGACTGCCGGAAATTCGCCAACTGGAAGCTGCGCGCGCTGCAGGCGAACGGCAACAACAAAGCCACGGGTTCACGATGATTGGCAATCGGTTGTTTCAATTGGCGCTGACGCCATTGGTTACACATTCGGGCAGCGCGGATTTCAACAACACAATGGCCGTGATCGGCACGGGCGAAGAAGTCAATCGAGCAATGGCTGCGGAAATCAAGCTTCGCATGCATAGCGAGATCGTGTTTCTGGTCGCAGGCAAATTGCACGCATCATCGCTGGCGAGGGAAAGCGAAGCGGCTGCCTTCCAGGCAATTCGGGCGGGCGATTTCAGCCAATCATCCTCAGGGCGACCCGTGGAAATCAATCTGGATGGAGAGTTGTATCTGGTCTTCGCCAAACAGTTGACGGATTTTGACGGAAAGCCAATCGGGCAGGTGTTTGTGATGCGTTCGCTGGCGGAAGCCGGAAAACTGTTTCATGCAATTTCCAACCGGTTGTTGGTTTTATGGACGCTGGCGATTTTGGCTGCGCTGGCGCTGAGTTATTTGATCGCCGGACGCATTACGCGTCCGTTGGAAAAATTGGTGGTCAGCGCAAAAGAACTGGGACGGGGAAATTACGATGTGGTAGTGCCGACCGGCGCGCAAGGCGAAGTCGCGCAGCTTGCGACCGCGTTTGATCAAATGCGCCATTCGCTCCGCCAGACGCAGGCTGCGCTGCTGAAAAACGAACGCTTGGCGACCATCGGCCAAATGGCCAGCTCAATCATTCACGATTTGCGAAATCCGCTGGCGACCATTTCCACCGCCGCCGAAGTCATGCGGAATGACGGGTTGTCGGTTGCCAGACGCCAGACGATGATTGAAACGCAACTTCGCGCCTCAACCCGCATGAATTCCATGCTTGGCGAATTGCTGGAATTTTCGCGCGGCAGTTACAAACTCAATCCGCATCGGTTATCGCTTGCCGCCATTGTCCAGCGCGCCTTGCAGGAATTGAGCGTACAAATTTCCCAGCTTGGCGTTGAGCTTCACACCGATGTTCCGGAAGAAATCATGTTGGACGCGGATGAAGAAAAGTTGGGCCGCGTGTTTGAAAATCTGTTGATCAATTCCTTGCAGGCATTTCAACAAGCCGGGCAACAGACCGGAGCGATTCAGATTTTGGCGAGACGGGAAACGGAATTCATCCGAGTGGAGTTGATAGACGACGGGCCGGGCATTCCCGCTTCCATTCGGGAACGATTGTTTGAACCATTTATCAGCGTGGGAAAAATCGGAGGAACCGGTTTGGGGTTGGCCATCGCGCGCGGCATTGTCGAAGCGCACGGCGGCAAAATCAGTCTGGTTGATTCCGAAACCGGTGCGCATTTTGTAATTCAGTTGCCCTTCGAGTTGTCAGCGGGGAGACGGGAATGA
- the gmhB gene encoding D-glycero-beta-D-manno-heptose 1,7-bisphosphate 7-phosphatase, whose translation MKHSFDTQQLRRAVFLDRDGTVNEEVGYVCDSTQFHLYKFAAEAVQLINEAGWLTVIVTSQAGVARGLFNEEFLSQLHEQMKAELSFAGAEIDAIYYCPHHPTEGEAPYRQVCTCRKPKPGMLNQAAKDLNIDLSASVVIGDRFRDLAMAQAVGARSVLVLTGYGREEFERDAAVWPQQPDHVAENLLDAVRWVLNQSPTKS comes from the coding sequence ATGAAACATTCCTTTGACACACAACAGCTTCGACGAGCCGTTTTCCTTGACCGCGATGGGACAGTGAATGAAGAAGTGGGATACGTCTGCGATTCAACGCAATTTCACCTGTACAAATTCGCGGCGGAGGCGGTGCAGTTGATCAATGAAGCCGGATGGTTAACGGTTATCGTCACCAGCCAGGCCGGCGTGGCGCGTGGGTTGTTTAATGAAGAATTTCTGTCCCAGCTTCACGAACAGATGAAGGCGGAATTGTCGTTTGCCGGAGCCGAGATTGATGCCATTTATTATTGCCCGCATCATCCCACCGAAGGCGAAGCGCCTTATCGGCAAGTCTGTACTTGCCGTAAGCCCAAGCCCGGAATGCTCAATCAAGCGGCGAAAGATTTGAACATAGATTTATCGGCGAGTGTGGTCATTGGCGACCGCTTTCGCGATTTGGCAATGGCGCAAGCCGTTGGTGCACGCAGCGTTCTTGTGCTTACCGGTTATGGACGCGAAGAATTTGAACGCGATGCGGCTGTTTGGCCGCAACAACCGGATCACGTTGCAGAAAATTTGCTGGACGCAGTTCGATGGGTACTCAACCAATCCCCAACAAAATCCTGA